In Phyllostomus discolor isolate MPI-MPIP mPhyDis1 chromosome 3, mPhyDis1.pri.v3, whole genome shotgun sequence, a single genomic region encodes these proteins:
- the RUSC2 gene encoding iporin isoform X2: protein MPLFELSRMDSPPKLTGETLIVHHIPLVHCQVPDRQCCGGASGGSGGTRPNPFCPPELGITQPDQDLGQADSLLYNSLHSAPGGSARSADSNTKSRGPDGRGPGAPKRHNPFLLQEGVAEPGLGDLHDDSIGDSATQQSFHLHGAGQPTFHLSSFPLPPPGPGVGRPWGATRSRAGVVEGQEQEPVTTLDAQQCSTNHCCQPELETETMELDECGGPGGSGSGGGASDTSGFSFDQEWKLSSDESPRNPGCSGSGPQHCRCSSTSSQSEAADQSMGYVSDSSCNSSDGVLVTFSTLYNKMHGTSRANLNSAPQSCSDSSFCSHSDPGAFYLDLQPSPAESKMSCESHHPDSGGREGSYGCPHASSPELDANCNSYRPHCEPCPAVADLTACFQSQARLVVATQNYYKLVTCDLSSQSSPSPAGSSITSCSEEHTKISPVPGSGPDPGPSQPSEYYLFRKPEAQPEKQEVVGSSVEAAAPVGPTVIEGQVYTNTSPPNLSTGRQRSRSYDRSLERSPPARLGSLERMLSCPVRLSEGPTALAGPSSPPRRVTSFAELAKGRKKAAGSGSPPLRVSIGDSSQEFSPIQEAQQDRVGPLDEGAHCSHSLPPMPLGPDMDLVGPEPWSTQVCQGPQSSEMSPAILRAPGQGPLMQLMDPGPALPGSPANSHTQRDARARADGGGAESRPVLRYSKEQRPTTLPIQPFVFQHHFPKQLSKARALHSLSQLYSLSGCSRAQQPAPLAVPTAQVPASAPSGESQASTNRGARKAGPEPETSRPSPLGSYSPIRSAGPFGLSTDSSASTSCSPPPEQPTATESPPPWSLSCPAVQPATSQQQPQKDDQKILTLAEYRLHETGSLPPLGSWRSSLSRAESLARGGGEGNMASRPSNGQIVKPLPLTCPDFQDPFSLTEKPPAEFCLSPDGNSEAISIDLLQKKGLVKAVNTAVDLIVAHFGTSRDPGVKAKLGNSSVSPNVGHLVLKYLCPAVRAVLEDGLKAFVLDVIIGQRKNMPWSVVEASTQLGPSTKVLHGLYNKVSQFPELTSHTMRFNAFILGLLNIRSLEFWFNHLYNHEDIIQTHYQPWGFLSAAHTVCPGLFEELLLLLQPLALLPFSLDLLFQHRLLQSGQQQRQHKELLRVSQDLLLSAHSTLQLARARGQEGPGDMDRAAQGERVKGVGAPEGGEEEEEEEETGEVTEAAGGSGHGRARGGQAGWWYQLMQSSQVYIDGSTEGSRFPRGGNNSCSSSSSSSSEKKKGAGGGGPPPREGVVEGAEACPAPEETLGRDRGWPFWMGSPPDSVLAELRRSREREGSAAPAPESEEGASGPSPGGIKWGYLFGSRKPQREARPTNRLPSDWLSLDKSMFQLVAQTVGVRREPEPRDSLQEPHSPALPSKPPCEVKALCHHLATGPGQLSFHKGDTLRVLGPAGGDWLRCSRGPDTGLVPLAYVTLTPTPSSTPGSSQN from the exons ATGCCCTTGTTCGAACTTTCCAGAATGGATAGTCCCCCAAAGCTGACTGGAGAGACCCTCATCGTTCACCACATCCCCCTGGTGCACTGTCAGGTCCCAGACAGGCAGTGCTGCGGAGGGGCAAGTGGAGGTAGTGGGGGCACAAGACCCAATCCCTTCTGCCCACCCGAGCTGGGCATAACCCAACCTGATCAAGACCTAGGACAAGCTGACTCCCTGCTGTACAACAGTCTACACTCTGCCCCAGGGGGATCTGCGCGGTCTGCAGACAGCAACACCAAGAGTAGGGGTCCGGATGGAAGAGGCCCTGGGGCCCCTAAACGACATAATCCCTTCTTGTTGCAGGAGGGTGTGGCTGAGCCAGGACTTGGTGACTTACATGATGACAGCATTGGTGATAGTGCCACCCAACAGTCCTTCCATCTGCATGGAGCTGGCCAGCCCACCTTCCACCTATCCTCTTTTCCACTGCCACCACCCGGCCCCGGAGTGGGCAGGCCATGGGGAGCAACACGGAGTCGGGCCGGAGTGGTGGAGGGGCAGGAACAGGAGCCGGTGACCACCTTGGATGCTCAGCAGTGCAGCACGAACCACTGCtgccagccagagctggagaCAGAGACCATGGAGCTGGATGAGTGTGGGGGACCTGGCGGGAGTGGCAGTGGAGGTGGAGCCAGTGATACCTCCGGCTTCTCCTTTGACCAGGAATGGAAGCTCAGTTCAGATGAATCCCCAAGGAACCCCGGGTGCTCAGGCTCAGGACCCCAGCACTGCCGCTGCAGCAGCACATCCAGTCAGTCTGAGGCGGCCGACCAGTCCATGGGCTACGTGAGCGACTCCTCCTGCAACAGCTCCGATGGCGTGCTGGTCACCTTCAGCACCCTCTACAACAAGATGCACGGCACCTCCCGTGCCAATCTCAACTCTGCACCACAGTCCTGCTCAGACTCTTCCTTCTGCAGCCACTCAGACCCTGGCGCCTTCTACCTGGACCTTCAGCCCTCCCCAGCTGAGTCTAAGATGTCTTGTGAGTCCCACCACCCTGAcagtggaggaagagaagggagctaTGGTTGTCCCCATGCCTCGTCTCCTGAGCTCGATGCCAACTGTAACTCCTACCGCCCACACTGTGAGCCCTGCCCAGCTGTGGCTGACCTCACAGCCTGCTTCCAGAGCCAGGCCCGTCTTGTTGTGGCCACACAGAATTACTATAAACTTGTCACCTGTGACCTGTCCTctcaatcatctccaagccctgCTGGCTCTTCCATCACCAGCTGCTCtgaagaacacaccaagataaGTCCTGTACCTGGCTCTGGCCCAGACCCTGGCCCTAGTCAGCCCTCTGAGTATTACCTATTCCGGAAGCCAGAAGCCCAACCAGAGAAACAAGAAGTAGTGGGTTCCTCTGTGGAAGCTGCAGCTCCTGTGGGTCCCACCGTGATTGAGGGGCAAGTGTATACTAACACTTCACCCCCTAACCTCAGCACTGGACGTCAGCGCTCTCGAAGCTATGACCGCAGCCTGGAGCGCAGCCCTCCGGCCCGCCTGGGCTCACTGGAACGCATGTTGAGTTGCCCAGTGCGCCTGAGTGAGGGCCCTACAGCTCTGGCTGGGCCTAGCTCCCCACCTAGGCGGGTCACCTCCTTTGCTGAGCTCGCCAAGGGACGGAAGAAAGCTGCGGGCTCTGGCTCCCCGCCACTTCGAGTGAGCATTGGGGACTCCTCCCAGGAGTTCTCACCCATTCAAGAAGCCCAACAAGACAGGGTGGGCCCACTGGATGAGGGTGCTCACTGTAGCCATAGCCTACCACCCATGCCCTTGGGGCCAGACATGGACTTAGTTGGCCCAGAGCCCTGGTCCACCCAGGTCTGTCAGGGACCCCAGTCCAGTGAGATGTCACCTGCTATCCTAAGGGCTCCTGGGCAAGGCCCCCTGATGCAGCTGATGGATCCAGGGCCTGCTCTCCCAGGGAGTCCAGCCAACAGCCATACCCAGAGGGATGCGAGAGCTAGAGCTGACG GAGGTGGTGCTGAGAGCCGACCCGTCCTTCGTTACAGCAAGGAGCAGAGGCCAACAACGCTGCCCATCCAGCCCTTTGTGTTCCAGCACCACTTCCCCAAGCAGTTGTCCAAGGCCCGGGccctccacagcctctcccagcTCTACAGCCTCTCGGGCTGCAGCCGTGCACAGCAGCCTGCCCCACTGGCTGTCCCCACTGCTCAagtcccagcctcagccccttcCGGGGAGTCACAAGCATCCACCAACAGAGGTGCCAGGAAAGCTGGGCCTGAGCCAGAAACCTCACGGCCATCACCCCTGGGCAGCTACTCCCCTATCCGTAGTGCTGGCCCCTTTGGGCTCAGCACCGACTCTTCTGCTTCCACTTCgtgctcccctccccctgagCAGCCCACAGCCACAGAAAGCCCACCCCCATGGAGTCTCTCCTGTCCTGCTGTCCAGCCTGCCACCTCCCAGCAGCAGCCACAGAAGGATGATCAGAAGATACTGACCTTGGCCGAGTACCGACTCCATGAAACAGGAAGCTTgcctcctctgggctcctggaGATCTAGCCTCAGCCGAGCAGAGAGCCTGGCCCGAGGAGGTGGTGAAGGCAACATGGCCTCCAGACCTAGTAACG gTCAAATAGTGAAGCCATTACCACTGACCTGCCCTGACTTCCAAGACCCTTTCTCCTTGACTGAGAAACCACCTGCTGAGTTTTGTCTGTCCCCAGATGGCAACTCCGAAGCCATTTCCATTGACCTGCTTCAGAAAAAAG GGCTGGTGAAAGCTGTTAACACTGCGGTGGATCTCATTGTGGCCCATTTTGGCACAAGCCGGGATCCCGGGGTGAAG GCAAAGCTGGGGAACAGTTCCGTTAGCCCCAATGTAGGCCACCTGGTCCTGAAGTACCTGTGCCCTGCGGTCCGGGCTGTGCTGGAGGACGGGCTCAAGGCCTTTGTGCTAGACGTCATCATCGGGCAACGAAAGAACATGCCATGGAGTGTGGTTGAGGCCTCCACACAGCTAG GCCCATCCACCAAGGTCCTGCACGGCCTCTACAACAAAGTCAGCCAGTTCCCAGAGCTCACCAGTCACACCATGCGCTTCAATGCCTTCATCCTCGGCCTGCTCAA CATCCGGTCCCTGGAGTTCTGGTTCAATCACCTCTATAACCATGAAG acATCATCCAGACCCACTACCAGCCATGGGGCTTCCTGAGTGCAGCACACACTGTGTGCCCTGGCCTCTttgaggagctgctgctgctgctacagcccctggccctgctgcccttCAGCCTCGACTTACTGTTCCAGCACCGGCTGCTGCAAAgcgggcagcagcagcggcagcacaAGGAGCTGCTGCGGGTGTCCCAGGACCTGCTGCTGTCCGCCCACTCAACACTGCAGTTGGCCCGGGCCCGGGGCCAGGAGGGCCCTGGGGACATGGACAGGGCAGCCCAAGGGGAACGGGTGAAGGGTGTGGGTGCCCCAGAAggtggagaagaggaggaggaagaggaggagacaggagaggtGACAGAGGCAGCTGGGGGCTCAGGGCATGGCAGGGCCCGAGGTGGGCAGGCTGGCTGGTGGTACCAGCTCATGCAGAGCTCCCAGGTCTACATCGATGGCTCCACTGAGGGTTCTAGGTTCCCCCGTGGTGGCAACAACAGctgcagtagcagcagcagcagcagcagcgagaaaaagaaaggggcaggaggcggggggcCTCCCCCACGAGAGGGAGTCGTAGAGGGAGCtgaggcctgccctgcccctgagGAGACCCTGGGCCGGGACAGGGGCTGGCCCTTCTGGATGGGGAGCCCCCCTGATTCTGTGTTGGCTGAGCTGAGGCGCAGTCGGGAGAGAGAAGGGTCTGCTGCCCCTGCACCAGAAAGTGAGGAAGGAGCCTCAGGGCCTTCACCTGGGGGCATCAAGTGGGGATACCTCTTTGGGTCCCGAAAGCCTCAGCGGGAAGCTCGGCCCACAAACAG GCTCCCATCGGACTGGCTGAGTCTGGACAAGTCCATGTTTCAACTAGTGGCACAGACAGTGGGTGTCCGCCGGGAACCAGAGCCCAGGGACAGCCTGCAGGAGCCACactctccagccctgccctccaagCCTCCGTG CGAAGTAAAGGCACTGTGCCACCATCTGGCCACAGGCCCTGGACAGCTGAGCTTCCACAAGGGAGATACCCTTCGAGTGCTGGGGCCAGCCGGAGGAGACTGGCTGCGCTGTAGTCGTGGCCCTGACACTGGCCTGGTACCTCTGGCCTACGTGACTTTGACCCCAACTCCAAGTTCAACTCCTGGAAGCAGCCAAAACTGA
- the RUSC2 gene encoding iporin isoform X1, whose protein sequence is MPLFELSRMDSPPKLTGETLIVHHIPLVHCQVPDRQCCGGASGGSGGTRPNPFCPPELGITQPDQDLGQADSLLYNSLHSAPGGSARSADSNTKSRGPDGRGPGAPKRHNPFLLQEGVAEPGLGDLHDDSIGDSATQQSFHLHGAGQPTFHLSSFPLPPPGPGVGRPWGATRSRAGVVEGQEQEPVTTLDAQQCSTNHCCQPELETETMELDECGGPGGSGSGGGASDTSGFSFDQEWKLSSDESPRNPGCSGSGPQHCRCSSTSSQSEAADQSMGYVSDSSCNSSDGVLVTFSTLYNKMHGTSRANLNSAPQSCSDSSFCSHSDPGAFYLDLQPSPAESKMSCESHHPDSGGREGSYGCPHASSPELDANCNSYRPHCEPCPAVADLTACFQSQARLVVATQNYYKLVTCDLSSQSSPSPAGSSITSCSEEHTKISPVPGSGPDPGPSQPSEYYLFRKPEAQPEKQEVVGSSVEAAAPVGPTVIEGQVYTNTSPPNLSTGRQRSRSYDRSLERSPPARLGSLERMLSCPVRLSEGPTALAGPSSPPRRVTSFAELAKGRKKAAGSGSPPLRVSIGDSSQEFSPIQEAQQDRVGPLDEGAHCSHSLPPMPLGPDMDLVGPEPWSTQVCQGPQSSEMSPAILRAPGQGPLMQLMDPGPALPGSPANSHTQRDARARADGGGAESRPVLRYSKEQRPTTLPIQPFVFQHHFPKQLSKARALHSLSQLYSLSGCSRAQQPAPLAVPTAQVPASAPSGESQASTNRGARKAGPEPETSRPSPLGSYSPIRSAGPFGLSTDSSASTSCSPPPEQPTATESPPPWSLSCPAVQPATSQQQPQKDDQKILTLAEYRLHETGSLPPLGSWRSSLSRAESLARGGGEGNMASRPSNANHLSPQALKWREYRRKNPLGPPGLSGSLDRRPQDTRLARRNPIFEFPGSLSAASHLSCRLNGQIVKPLPLTCPDFQDPFSLTEKPPAEFCLSPDGNSEAISIDLLQKKGLVKAVNTAVDLIVAHFGTSRDPGVKAKLGNSSVSPNVGHLVLKYLCPAVRAVLEDGLKAFVLDVIIGQRKNMPWSVVEASTQLGPSTKVLHGLYNKVSQFPELTSHTMRFNAFILGLLNIRSLEFWFNHLYNHEDIIQTHYQPWGFLSAAHTVCPGLFEELLLLLQPLALLPFSLDLLFQHRLLQSGQQQRQHKELLRVSQDLLLSAHSTLQLARARGQEGPGDMDRAAQGERVKGVGAPEGGEEEEEEEETGEVTEAAGGSGHGRARGGQAGWWYQLMQSSQVYIDGSTEGSRFPRGGNNSCSSSSSSSSEKKKGAGGGGPPPREGVVEGAEACPAPEETLGRDRGWPFWMGSPPDSVLAELRRSREREGSAAPAPESEEGASGPSPGGIKWGYLFGSRKPQREARPTNRLPSDWLSLDKSMFQLVAQTVGVRREPEPRDSLQEPHSPALPSKPPCEVKALCHHLATGPGQLSFHKGDTLRVLGPAGGDWLRCSRGPDTGLVPLAYVTLTPTPSSTPGSSQN, encoded by the exons ATGCCCTTGTTCGAACTTTCCAGAATGGATAGTCCCCCAAAGCTGACTGGAGAGACCCTCATCGTTCACCACATCCCCCTGGTGCACTGTCAGGTCCCAGACAGGCAGTGCTGCGGAGGGGCAAGTGGAGGTAGTGGGGGCACAAGACCCAATCCCTTCTGCCCACCCGAGCTGGGCATAACCCAACCTGATCAAGACCTAGGACAAGCTGACTCCCTGCTGTACAACAGTCTACACTCTGCCCCAGGGGGATCTGCGCGGTCTGCAGACAGCAACACCAAGAGTAGGGGTCCGGATGGAAGAGGCCCTGGGGCCCCTAAACGACATAATCCCTTCTTGTTGCAGGAGGGTGTGGCTGAGCCAGGACTTGGTGACTTACATGATGACAGCATTGGTGATAGTGCCACCCAACAGTCCTTCCATCTGCATGGAGCTGGCCAGCCCACCTTCCACCTATCCTCTTTTCCACTGCCACCACCCGGCCCCGGAGTGGGCAGGCCATGGGGAGCAACACGGAGTCGGGCCGGAGTGGTGGAGGGGCAGGAACAGGAGCCGGTGACCACCTTGGATGCTCAGCAGTGCAGCACGAACCACTGCtgccagccagagctggagaCAGAGACCATGGAGCTGGATGAGTGTGGGGGACCTGGCGGGAGTGGCAGTGGAGGTGGAGCCAGTGATACCTCCGGCTTCTCCTTTGACCAGGAATGGAAGCTCAGTTCAGATGAATCCCCAAGGAACCCCGGGTGCTCAGGCTCAGGACCCCAGCACTGCCGCTGCAGCAGCACATCCAGTCAGTCTGAGGCGGCCGACCAGTCCATGGGCTACGTGAGCGACTCCTCCTGCAACAGCTCCGATGGCGTGCTGGTCACCTTCAGCACCCTCTACAACAAGATGCACGGCACCTCCCGTGCCAATCTCAACTCTGCACCACAGTCCTGCTCAGACTCTTCCTTCTGCAGCCACTCAGACCCTGGCGCCTTCTACCTGGACCTTCAGCCCTCCCCAGCTGAGTCTAAGATGTCTTGTGAGTCCCACCACCCTGAcagtggaggaagagaagggagctaTGGTTGTCCCCATGCCTCGTCTCCTGAGCTCGATGCCAACTGTAACTCCTACCGCCCACACTGTGAGCCCTGCCCAGCTGTGGCTGACCTCACAGCCTGCTTCCAGAGCCAGGCCCGTCTTGTTGTGGCCACACAGAATTACTATAAACTTGTCACCTGTGACCTGTCCTctcaatcatctccaagccctgCTGGCTCTTCCATCACCAGCTGCTCtgaagaacacaccaagataaGTCCTGTACCTGGCTCTGGCCCAGACCCTGGCCCTAGTCAGCCCTCTGAGTATTACCTATTCCGGAAGCCAGAAGCCCAACCAGAGAAACAAGAAGTAGTGGGTTCCTCTGTGGAAGCTGCAGCTCCTGTGGGTCCCACCGTGATTGAGGGGCAAGTGTATACTAACACTTCACCCCCTAACCTCAGCACTGGACGTCAGCGCTCTCGAAGCTATGACCGCAGCCTGGAGCGCAGCCCTCCGGCCCGCCTGGGCTCACTGGAACGCATGTTGAGTTGCCCAGTGCGCCTGAGTGAGGGCCCTACAGCTCTGGCTGGGCCTAGCTCCCCACCTAGGCGGGTCACCTCCTTTGCTGAGCTCGCCAAGGGACGGAAGAAAGCTGCGGGCTCTGGCTCCCCGCCACTTCGAGTGAGCATTGGGGACTCCTCCCAGGAGTTCTCACCCATTCAAGAAGCCCAACAAGACAGGGTGGGCCCACTGGATGAGGGTGCTCACTGTAGCCATAGCCTACCACCCATGCCCTTGGGGCCAGACATGGACTTAGTTGGCCCAGAGCCCTGGTCCACCCAGGTCTGTCAGGGACCCCAGTCCAGTGAGATGTCACCTGCTATCCTAAGGGCTCCTGGGCAAGGCCCCCTGATGCAGCTGATGGATCCAGGGCCTGCTCTCCCAGGGAGTCCAGCCAACAGCCATACCCAGAGGGATGCGAGAGCTAGAGCTGACG GAGGTGGTGCTGAGAGCCGACCCGTCCTTCGTTACAGCAAGGAGCAGAGGCCAACAACGCTGCCCATCCAGCCCTTTGTGTTCCAGCACCACTTCCCCAAGCAGTTGTCCAAGGCCCGGGccctccacagcctctcccagcTCTACAGCCTCTCGGGCTGCAGCCGTGCACAGCAGCCTGCCCCACTGGCTGTCCCCACTGCTCAagtcccagcctcagccccttcCGGGGAGTCACAAGCATCCACCAACAGAGGTGCCAGGAAAGCTGGGCCTGAGCCAGAAACCTCACGGCCATCACCCCTGGGCAGCTACTCCCCTATCCGTAGTGCTGGCCCCTTTGGGCTCAGCACCGACTCTTCTGCTTCCACTTCgtgctcccctccccctgagCAGCCCACAGCCACAGAAAGCCCACCCCCATGGAGTCTCTCCTGTCCTGCTGTCCAGCCTGCCACCTCCCAGCAGCAGCCACAGAAGGATGATCAGAAGATACTGACCTTGGCCGAGTACCGACTCCATGAAACAGGAAGCTTgcctcctctgggctcctggaGATCTAGCCTCAGCCGAGCAGAGAGCCTGGCCCGAGGAGGTGGTGAAGGCAACATGGCCTCCAGACCTAGTAACG CCAACCACCTATCCCCTCAAGCACTCAAGTGGCGGGAATACAGGAGGAAGAACCCACTAGGCCCCCCTGGTTTGTCAGGGAGCCTAGACCGGAGGCCGCAGGACACTCGGCTGGCTCGAAGGAACCCCATCTTTGAGTTCCCTGGCTCCCTCAGCGCTGCCAGCCACCTGAGCTGCCGGCTGAATG gTCAAATAGTGAAGCCATTACCACTGACCTGCCCTGACTTCCAAGACCCTTTCTCCTTGACTGAGAAACCACCTGCTGAGTTTTGTCTGTCCCCAGATGGCAACTCCGAAGCCATTTCCATTGACCTGCTTCAGAAAAAAG GGCTGGTGAAAGCTGTTAACACTGCGGTGGATCTCATTGTGGCCCATTTTGGCACAAGCCGGGATCCCGGGGTGAAG GCAAAGCTGGGGAACAGTTCCGTTAGCCCCAATGTAGGCCACCTGGTCCTGAAGTACCTGTGCCCTGCGGTCCGGGCTGTGCTGGAGGACGGGCTCAAGGCCTTTGTGCTAGACGTCATCATCGGGCAACGAAAGAACATGCCATGGAGTGTGGTTGAGGCCTCCACACAGCTAG GCCCATCCACCAAGGTCCTGCACGGCCTCTACAACAAAGTCAGCCAGTTCCCAGAGCTCACCAGTCACACCATGCGCTTCAATGCCTTCATCCTCGGCCTGCTCAA CATCCGGTCCCTGGAGTTCTGGTTCAATCACCTCTATAACCATGAAG acATCATCCAGACCCACTACCAGCCATGGGGCTTCCTGAGTGCAGCACACACTGTGTGCCCTGGCCTCTttgaggagctgctgctgctgctacagcccctggccctgctgcccttCAGCCTCGACTTACTGTTCCAGCACCGGCTGCTGCAAAgcgggcagcagcagcggcagcacaAGGAGCTGCTGCGGGTGTCCCAGGACCTGCTGCTGTCCGCCCACTCAACACTGCAGTTGGCCCGGGCCCGGGGCCAGGAGGGCCCTGGGGACATGGACAGGGCAGCCCAAGGGGAACGGGTGAAGGGTGTGGGTGCCCCAGAAggtggagaagaggaggaggaagaggaggagacaggagaggtGACAGAGGCAGCTGGGGGCTCAGGGCATGGCAGGGCCCGAGGTGGGCAGGCTGGCTGGTGGTACCAGCTCATGCAGAGCTCCCAGGTCTACATCGATGGCTCCACTGAGGGTTCTAGGTTCCCCCGTGGTGGCAACAACAGctgcagtagcagcagcagcagcagcagcgagaaaaagaaaggggcaggaggcggggggcCTCCCCCACGAGAGGGAGTCGTAGAGGGAGCtgaggcctgccctgcccctgagGAGACCCTGGGCCGGGACAGGGGCTGGCCCTTCTGGATGGGGAGCCCCCCTGATTCTGTGTTGGCTGAGCTGAGGCGCAGTCGGGAGAGAGAAGGGTCTGCTGCCCCTGCACCAGAAAGTGAGGAAGGAGCCTCAGGGCCTTCACCTGGGGGCATCAAGTGGGGATACCTCTTTGGGTCCCGAAAGCCTCAGCGGGAAGCTCGGCCCACAAACAG GCTCCCATCGGACTGGCTGAGTCTGGACAAGTCCATGTTTCAACTAGTGGCACAGACAGTGGGTGTCCGCCGGGAACCAGAGCCCAGGGACAGCCTGCAGGAGCCACactctccagccctgccctccaagCCTCCGTG CGAAGTAAAGGCACTGTGCCACCATCTGGCCACAGGCCCTGGACAGCTGAGCTTCCACAAGGGAGATACCCTTCGAGTGCTGGGGCCAGCCGGAGGAGACTGGCTGCGCTGTAGTCGTGGCCCTGACACTGGCCTGGTACCTCTGGCCTACGTGACTTTGACCCCAACTCCAAGTTCAACTCCTGGAAGCAGCCAAAACTGA